The following are encoded together in the Natator depressus isolate rNatDep1 chromosome 10, rNatDep2.hap1, whole genome shotgun sequence genome:
- the ICE2 gene encoding little elongation complex subunit 2 isoform X3 has translation MEAGDKRLTWNVSPKNGVEVFFSRDIYEKYSLSPTLSELWILSNKHKEENVEASINSVEDVKTFNTQAAAPAEEEVKPTADDNPFPEPRIPYPYVSSLTEKEQKTYLYLMTKFSKNPASYQFIATYQREYSQYLRMKEFLNSEIAEFLKFAQNAAKSCVQDYDTISEDALLYTEQFLSACIGHVKKYPEFYILHEITSIMGGKFSTELTLKLEKKLLALGKARFLKVLSPAMHTQLQLSVDYKTVASVATPEQRASAMHNDISLDPNAEKLALKYCPQVVLNSQSLFTLLNNHGLNYKEQWEIPVSVKMIPVAGAKPVKVIYIGSPLPKKEMTVREKNQIFHEIPLDTLTSKNSIIPVSALLMDNPFEEKMFQWDMPPDACQLRRTQTLDHRDLDFDNDVTELETFGATCKPLKTSRTENPPANDCSQVNLRRSLKTSQNTQLLRMAILYINCSVWMTCCYSYVAVYKK, from the exons ACATAAAGAAGAAAATGTAGAGGCATCAATAAACTCTGTAGAAGATGTGAAAACATTTAACACacaggctgcagctccagctgaggAGGAAGTTAAACCCACAGCTGATGATAATCCTTTTCCAGAGCCCAGAATCCCGTATCCTTATGTCTCTAGTCTAACTGAGAAGGAACAGAAAACATATTTATATCTAATGACTAAGTTTTCAAAAAACCCTGCATCCTACCAATTTATTGCAACATATCAAAGAGAATATTCTCAGTATTTG CGAATGAAAGAATTTCTGAACagtgaaattgcagaatttttGAAGTTTGCACAAAATGCAGCCAAGAGTTGCGTTCAGGATTATGATACCATCTCTGAGGATGCACTGCTTTATACTGAG CAATTTTTAAGTGCTTGTATTGGACATGTGAAGAAGTACCCTGAATTTTACATTCTCCATGAAATCACCAGTATCATGGGAGGCAAATTTAGCACAGAGTTGACCTTAAAGCTGGAGAAAAAACTACTTGCATTG GGAAAGGCAAGATTTCTTAAAGTATTGTCACCTGCCATGCATACGCAACTACAGCTATCCGTAGATTATAAAACTGTAGCATCTGTTGCAACTCCAGAGCAGAGAGCTTCTGCTATGCATAAT GACATTAGtttggatccaaatgctgaaaagcTTGCTTTAAAATATTGTCCACAAGTAGTTTTAAATAGTCAGTCATTATTTACTTTGTTGAATAATCATGGACTAAACTACAAGGAACAGTGGGAAATACCAGTTTCTGTTAAAATGATCCCTGTTGCAG GTGCCAAACCAGTCAAAGTGATTTATATTGGCTCACCACTCCCAAAAAAAGAGATGACTGTGAGAGAGAAGAAccaaatttttcatgaaatccCGCTGGACACTCTGACATCCAAAAATTCAATTATTCCAGTCTCTGCTTTGTTGATGGACAATCCATTTGAGGAAAAGATGTTTCAGTGGGAC ATGCCTCCTGATGCTTGTCAATTAAGGAGGACTCAGACTCTGGACCACAGGGATCTAGACTTTGACAATGATGTCACAGAATTGGAGACCTTTGGAGCAACATGTAAGCCCTTGAAGACATCCAGAACGGAAAATCCTCCTGCTAAC gatTGCTCCCAAGTGAACTTAAGACGCTCGTTGAAGACCAGTCAGAATACACAGCTCCTCAGGATGGCAATCTTGTATATAAATTGTTCAGTCTGGATGACCTGCTGTTACTCATACGTTGCAGTGTACAAAAAGTAA